The following are from one region of the Desulfuromonas acetexigens genome:
- the tkt gene encoding transketolase: MSQTAIDPTLAKQTIDSLRLLAADAVEKARSGHPGTPMEAAPIAYLLYQRHLRHNPTNPNWAGRDRFILSCGHASTLLYGILHLSGYDLSLDDLKNFRQLGSRTPGHPEFGHTPGVETTTGPLGQGVAVGVGMAMGGRFLQQQVDGELFDYRTYVLCSDGDLMEGLSAEAASLAGHLRLGNLIYIYLDNRITIEGETSLAFSEEVATRFLASGWHIERVEGENLAEIDGALDRAKQDPRPSLIVARTHIGIGAPTKQDTAEAHGAPLGEKELRAAKAFYGFDPEQSFVVSEAVRTHMAEILPRGAQLESAWQARLAEKLQGDNASLQAWNQLQAGELPDGWQAALPEFAAGTSAATRKASGDTLNALAGALPLLLGGSADLAPSNNTELKGQAFFAPGTSGRNIHFGIREHAMGAVLNGLAHTPGLIPFGGTFLVFADYMRTPIRLAAMMGLGTVYVLTHDSIGLGEDGPTHQPVEHLATLRAIPGLNVIRPCDANETVRAWEAAIANHSEPTALILSRQNLPTLDSEQFAGADGLHLGGYVLAREEGELQAILLASGAEVHPALAARELLQKEGIGTRVVSMPCWEFFDAQEQDYRDEVLPPACTCRVAVEAAVPFGWERYVGNTGAIIGMTGFGASAPADQLMQYFGFTAENIAAKVKGLM; encoded by the coding sequence GTGTCCCAAACTGCCATCGATCCGACCCTGGCCAAGCAGACTATCGACAGCTTGCGCCTGCTCGCCGCCGACGCTGTGGAAAAAGCCCGTTCCGGCCATCCCGGCACCCCCATGGAAGCCGCCCCCATCGCCTACCTGCTCTACCAGCGCCACCTCCGCCACAATCCGACCAACCCCAACTGGGCCGGGCGCGACCGCTTCATCCTTTCCTGTGGGCATGCCTCAACGTTGCTCTACGGTATTCTGCATCTGAGCGGCTACGACCTGTCGCTGGACGATCTGAAGAATTTCCGGCAGCTGGGCAGCCGCACCCCCGGTCATCCCGAATTCGGCCACACCCCCGGCGTCGAAACGACTACCGGCCCCCTCGGCCAAGGGGTGGCGGTCGGTGTCGGCATGGCCATGGGCGGCCGCTTTCTTCAGCAACAGGTGGATGGTGAACTCTTCGACTACCGTACCTACGTGCTCTGTTCGGACGGTGACCTGATGGAGGGCCTTTCCGCCGAGGCGGCCTCTCTGGCCGGCCATCTGCGTCTCGGCAACCTGATCTACATCTACCTCGATAACCGCATCACCATCGAGGGGGAAACCTCCCTGGCCTTCAGCGAAGAGGTCGCCACCCGCTTCCTCGCCAGTGGCTGGCACATCGAGCGGGTCGAGGGGGAAAATCTCGCGGAGATCGACGGCGCCCTCGACCGGGCCAAGCAGGATCCCCGGCCGTCGCTGATCGTCGCTCGCACCCATATCGGCATCGGCGCCCCGACCAAACAGGATACCGCCGAGGCCCACGGCGCGCCCCTGGGCGAGAAGGAATTACGGGCCGCCAAAGCCTTCTACGGCTTCGACCCCGAGCAGTCCTTCGTTGTTTCCGAGGCGGTGCGGACGCATATGGCGGAAATTCTCCCGCGCGGCGCGCAGTTGGAAAGTGCCTGGCAGGCCCGCTTGGCCGAGAAGCTGCAAGGGGATAATGCCTCCCTGCAAGCCTGGAACCAGCTGCAAGCCGGGGAACTCCCCGACGGCTGGCAGGCGGCACTGCCCGAATTCGCCGCCGGGACCTCGGCGGCGACACGCAAAGCCAGCGGTGACACCTTGAATGCCCTGGCCGGGGCTCTGCCGCTGCTCCTCGGCGGCTCGGCGGACCTCGCCCCCTCGAACAACACCGAACTCAAAGGGCAGGCGTTCTTCGCCCCCGGAACGAGCGGCCGCAATATCCATTTTGGCATCCGCGAGCATGCCATGGGCGCAGTCCTCAACGGACTCGCCCACACCCCCGGTCTGATCCCCTTTGGCGGCACCTTCCTGGTCTTCGCCGATTACATGCGCACGCCGATCCGCTTGGCGGCGATGATGGGATTGGGGACTGTCTATGTGCTGACCCATGATTCCATCGGTCTCGGCGAGGACGGCCCGACTCATCAGCCGGTGGAGCATCTCGCCACCTTGCGGGCGATCCCCGGCCTCAACGTCATTCGTCCCTGCGATGCCAACGAAACGGTGCGTGCCTGGGAGGCGGCCATCGCCAACCACAGCGAGCCGACCGCCTTGATCCTCAGTCGCCAGAACCTGCCGACCCTCGACAGCGAGCAGTTTGCTGGCGCCGACGGCCTGCACCTGGGTGGCTATGTTCTCGCCCGCGAGGAAGGGGAGCTGCAAGCCATCCTTCTCGCCAGCGGCGCCGAGGTCCATCCCGCCCTGGCCGCGCGGGAGCTCTTGCAGAAAGAGGGGATCGGCACCCGTGTCGTCTCCATGCCCTGCTGGGAATTTTTCGATGCCCAGGAGCAGGATTATCGTGACGAAGTCCTCCCCCCCGCCTGCACCTGCCGGGTGGCGGTGGAAGCGGCCGTCCCCTTCGGTTGGGAACGCTACGTGGGAAATACCGGCGCCATCATCGGCATGACCGGCTTCGGTGCCAGCGCCCCCGCCGATCAGTTGATGCAATATTTCGGTTTCACTGCCGAGAATATCGCGGCCAAAGTGAAGGGATTGATGTAA
- a CDS encoding M3 family oligoendopeptidase translates to MTSPESTWDLSPLYGSPDDSKLVADLEAAQQLAQKFRQDFRGRIASERLSPEALVSALKRYEELQRLILKPYFYAQLLFSQDSRPAAHKALLARVRESWSSLAETTLFFELEVLRIEEVLFAALLKNPEVAAYGHYLRQLRAHAPYTLSEEVEQAVKRKDLSGKEAFTQLFEELTSSFRFSFTLPGESEPREVSGEELLALLHHPDGQIRENAFSTFLRKHAEQELPLTACFNNLLLDHGKEVELRGYPDLMTPTHLACETEADMVERMMQVTEANYGLAREYFELKRQLLGLERMKNTDIYAPLGTGGREYTFAQAKTVVLDAFAGFSPQMANMAEKFFTEGRIDAFPAPGKSGGAFCMGMMPGLAPYVLLNHTGNLRDLSTLAHELGHGVHFALSQGQNFFQYQAPLPMAETASVFGEMLLTRSLLDKEPDRQVKIELLCAKLEDIIATTFRQNVLTRFELAAHKKRGAGLLAADDYCDLWWQENARLFGDAVTMIEPYRWGWAYISHFIHSRFYCYSYVFGELLVLALYQKYREDGTDFVPRYLELLAAGGSAPPQTLLKPLGIDLADPEFWQKGYDFVGELLKELRGLVEKP, encoded by the coding sequence ATGACCTCCCCCGAATCGACCTGGGATCTTTCTCCGCTCTATGGCAGCCCCGACGACTCCAAACTCGTGGCCGATCTGGAGGCGGCACAGCAACTGGCGCAGAAATTCCGCCAGGATTTTCGCGGGCGCATCGCCTCGGAACGGCTCTCCCCGGAAGCCTTGGTGAGTGCGCTGAAGCGTTACGAAGAGCTGCAACGCCTTATCCTCAAACCCTACTTCTACGCCCAACTCCTTTTTTCCCAGGACAGCCGGCCGGCGGCGCACAAGGCCCTGCTGGCCCGAGTGCGGGAGAGTTGGAGTTCCCTGGCCGAGACCACCCTCTTTTTCGAACTGGAAGTGCTGCGCATCGAGGAAGTGCTTTTTGCCGCGCTGCTGAAAAACCCCGAGGTCGCCGCCTACGGCCACTACCTGCGCCAGCTCCGGGCCCACGCCCCCTACACCCTGAGCGAAGAGGTAGAACAGGCCGTAAAGCGCAAGGATCTTTCCGGCAAGGAGGCCTTCACGCAGCTCTTCGAGGAACTGACCTCGTCCTTCCGCTTTTCCTTCACGTTGCCCGGCGAATCCGAGCCCCGGGAGGTCTCCGGCGAGGAACTTCTGGCGCTGCTCCATCATCCCGACGGGCAAATCCGGGAAAACGCTTTTTCGACCTTTCTGCGCAAGCATGCGGAACAGGAGCTGCCCCTTACCGCCTGTTTCAACAACCTGCTGCTCGATCATGGCAAAGAGGTCGAACTGCGGGGCTATCCCGACCTGATGACGCCGACCCATCTGGCCTGCGAAACGGAAGCCGACATGGTCGAACGCATGATGCAGGTGACCGAGGCCAACTACGGCCTGGCCCGGGAGTACTTCGAGCTGAAGCGGCAACTGCTCGGCCTAGAACGGATGAAGAATACCGACATCTACGCCCCGCTCGGAACCGGCGGCCGGGAATATACCTTCGCCCAAGCGAAGACGGTGGTCCTCGACGCCTTCGCCGGATTTTCGCCGCAAATGGCGAATATGGCCGAAAAGTTTTTCACCGAAGGACGGATCGACGCCTTTCCGGCGCCGGGAAAAAGCGGCGGCGCTTTTTGCATGGGGATGATGCCGGGACTGGCGCCCTACGTGCTGTTGAACCATACCGGCAACCTGCGCGACCTGAGCACCCTGGCGCACGAACTGGGGCACGGCGTTCACTTCGCCCTCTCCCAGGGGCAAAATTTCTTTCAGTATCAGGCGCCGCTGCCGATGGCGGAGACGGCGAGCGTCTTCGGCGAGATGCTGCTGACCCGCTCCCTTCTCGACAAGGAACCGGATCGCCAGGTGAAGATCGAACTGCTCTGCGCCAAGCTGGAGGACATCATCGCCACCACCTTTCGCCAGAACGTGCTGACCCGTTTCGAGCTGGCCGCCCACAAAAAGCGCGGTGCGGGACTGCTCGCCGCCGACGACTACTGCGACCTCTGGTGGCAGGAAAACGCCAGGCTTTTCGGCGACGCCGTAACGATGATCGAGCCCTACCGCTGGGGTTGGGCCTACATCAGCCACTTTATTCATTCCCGCTTCTACTGTTATTCCTATGTCTTCGGCGAACTGCTGGTGCTGGCGCTCTATCAGAAATATCGGGAAGACGGAACCGACTTCGTCCCCCGTTACCTGGAACTGCTCGCCGCCGGCGGCAGCGCCCCGCCACAAACGCTGCTCAAGCCTCTGGGGATCGACCTGGCCGATCCGGAGTTCTGGCAAAAAGGATATGATTTCGTTGGGGAATTGCTGAAGGAATTGCGGGGATTGGTGGAGAAGCCGTGA
- a CDS encoding type II toxin-antitoxin system PemK/MazF family toxin produces MVAVPWVPERQDIIWIDCNPQVGREMRDVHPFLVLSPRLFNEKTSLVIGLPMTTAGYNADNPFAVEVGVAKGRKAGQASFVLCHQPKPFDWRLRGASTHPMKRLSDALFAQVCERLNQIIQL; encoded by the coding sequence GTGGTAGCCGTTCCCTGGGTTCCGGAGCGCCAGGATATTATCTGGATCGACTGCAACCCCCAGGTGGGACGGGAAATGCGCGATGTTCATCCCTTTCTCGTTTTGTCGCCGCGCCTCTTCAACGAAAAGACCTCACTGGTGATCGGCTTGCCGATGACGACGGCAGGTTACAACGCGGATAATCCCTTTGCCGTGGAGGTCGGCGTGGCCAAAGGACGGAAGGCCGGCCAAGCGAGTTTTGTCCTTTGCCATCAGCCCAAACCCTTTGATTGGCGACTCCGTGGGGCCTCGACCCATCCCATGAAACGCCTGTCCGATGCGCTCTTCGCCCAAGTCTGCGAGCGGCTGAACCAGATTATTCAACTTTAG
- a CDS encoding AbrB/MazE/SpoVT family DNA-binding domain-containing protein has translation MTETILNIKRWGNNLGVRLPAAVAGAAHLHEDQPVRITVEGDRVIIQPVKDQPLTLEERLALYDPARHGGEVMVCPPLGAEQW, from the coding sequence ATGACCGAAACCATTCTCAATATCAAACGCTGGGGGAACAATCTCGGCGTCCGCTTGCCGGCGGCGGTGGCGGGCGCGGCCCATCTGCATGAAGACCAGCCGGTGCGCATCACCGTCGAGGGGGATAGGGTCATTATCCAGCCGGTGAAGGATCAACCCTTGACCCTGGAAGAGCGCCTGGCGTTGTACGATCCGGCGCGTCATGGCGGCGAGGTTATGGTCTGTCCGCCCCTGGGGGCCGAACAGTGGTAG
- a CDS encoding FG-GAP repeat domain-containing protein: protein MPFFPRSLLVAVLLLAASAILPPSASAFIENLARDFKPVSGVVIMPAKGEFLIDLDAKSNVAIGDLFTVMQPGEKVVHPVTKEVVGTIDEVKAILQVTRVKSGYSYAKPVGAAPEINAKDAIRRFENLPAIFWDYTGEGEAVYAQVKQALPTLEWQEYAATQATKPENPAAAVGFQGLTFVLKPGKLEVRDPAFTVLRAYAVGGAAAPATATIAPAAGIPVAAAPSVSAPAMMPAPTGAAIIAAPAPTGSSVVGDFSPAIVRQNLAEAERGVWVSPAVKEPLVGVEVGELDGDGKLETALLYAHRIDITRFADGASETIAQVDLGKGRKALAIDGADLNGDGQLELYITAAFDDRLSSMIVSAGADGYQVRKTNINYYFRNVDLPGEGVVLLAQGMGDEHQDFAGPIFRVQGNGNDIQQGAKVEVPNPIRLYSFSPLTANGSGGDSIAYLSHLDNLQIFSASGEKLWEGSERMGGSEEFITRVDPTKRPQDGDNTRDAYLQARLGRGDAGEILIPVNEGDWFRARGKTFRKSKLTAMVWNGQELLEAWHTREQNGYMADFRLADIDNDGQKEVVMAINGASTGLLGARRSSLYVFEMQ, encoded by the coding sequence ATGCCGTTCTTCCCCCGTTCGTTGCTCGTCGCCGTGCTTCTGCTGGCCGCGTCGGCGATATTGCCTCCGTCCGCGTCGGCCTTTATCGAAAACCTGGCCCGCGACTTCAAACCCGTCTCCGGGGTGGTAATCATGCCGGCGAAGGGGGAATTTCTCATCGACCTCGACGCCAAGTCGAATGTCGCCATCGGTGATCTTTTCACCGTGATGCAGCCGGGGGAAAAGGTTGTGCACCCGGTGACCAAGGAAGTTGTCGGCACCATCGACGAAGTCAAGGCCATCCTGCAGGTCACCCGGGTCAAGTCCGGTTATTCCTACGCCAAGCCCGTGGGGGCGGCCCCCGAAATTAACGCGAAGGACGCCATCCGTCGTTTCGAGAATCTGCCGGCGATTTTCTGGGACTATACCGGCGAGGGGGAAGCGGTCTATGCCCAGGTCAAGCAGGCCCTACCGACGCTCGAATGGCAGGAATACGCCGCGACCCAGGCGACCAAGCCTGAAAACCCGGCGGCGGCCGTCGGCTTTCAAGGTTTGACCTTCGTCCTCAAGCCCGGCAAGCTCGAAGTTCGCGATCCGGCTTTCACCGTGCTGCGCGCCTATGCCGTCGGCGGAGCCGCCGCCCCGGCCACCGCGACAATCGCTCCTGCGGCCGGCATTCCGGTCGCGGCCGCCCCCAGCGTTTCCGCTCCGGCGATGATGCCCGCCCCGACCGGCGCAGCTATCATCGCCGCTCCGGCCCCGACCGGTTCAAGTGTGGTCGGCGACTTCTCCCCCGCCATCGTCCGCCAGAATCTCGCCGAAGCGGAACGGGGCGTGTGGGTCAGCCCCGCCGTCAAGGAACCGCTGGTCGGGGTCGAAGTCGGCGAACTGGACGGCGACGGCAAGCTCGAAACCGCCCTGCTCTACGCCCACCGCATCGACATCACCCGCTTCGCCGACGGCGCCTCGGAAACGATCGCCCAGGTCGATCTCGGCAAAGGGCGCAAGGCCCTGGCCATTGACGGCGCCGATCTGAACGGCGACGGCCAACTCGAACTGTACATCACCGCGGCCTTCGACGACCGCCTCTCTTCGATGATCGTCAGCGCCGGCGCCGACGGCTATCAGGTTCGCAAAACCAACATCAACTACTATTTCCGCAATGTCGACCTGCCCGGCGAAGGAGTCGTGCTGCTGGCCCAGGGCATGGGCGATGAACATCAGGATTTCGCCGGGCCCATCTTCCGCGTGCAAGGCAACGGCAACGACATCCAGCAGGGTGCCAAGGTCGAGGTGCCCAATCCCATCCGTCTGTACAGCTTCTCTCCGCTAACGGCGAACGGCAGCGGCGGCGATTCCATCGCCTACCTGAGCCATCTCGACAACCTGCAGATTTTTTCCGCGAGCGGCGAAAAACTGTGGGAAGGGAGCGAGCGCATGGGCGGCAGCGAGGAATTCATCACCCGCGTCGATCCGACCAAGCGCCCGCAGGATGGCGACAACACCCGCGATGCCTACCTGCAGGCCCGGCTTGGGCGCGGCGATGCCGGGGAAATCCTCATCCCGGTCAACGAGGGAGACTGGTTCCGCGCTCGGGGCAAGACCTTCCGCAAGAGTAAGCTCACGGCCATGGTCTGGAACGGCCAGGAACTACTCGAAGCCTGGCACACCCGGGAACAGAACGGCTACATGGCCGACTTCCGCCTGGCCGACATCGACAACGACGGCCAGAAGGAAGTGGTCATGGCCATCAACGGCGCCAGCACCGGCCTGCTCGGCGCCCGCCGCTCGTCGCTGTACGTCTTCGAAATGCAATAA
- a CDS encoding TlpA family protein disulfide reductase, whose amino-acid sequence MKKVLLSLSLLLVALLVSTHAWAVDPGAEPPDFQLKDLDGVPFKLSDHKGELIILKLATTWCPTCLQQSNEFTQGAEYLKEKNVRLVEVYLQDSEKMVKEYKNKIKYDFPHHTMIDDGQALKAYNVYLIPRVILIDRNFKVLRDGNILTAGQIKAEFEKVPVARQP is encoded by the coding sequence ATGAAAAAAGTCCTGCTCTCGCTTTCCTTACTGCTTGTGGCCCTGCTTGTTTCGACTCACGCCTGGGCCGTGGACCCCGGCGCCGAGCCGCCCGATTTCCAACTCAAGGACCTTGACGGCGTTCCCTTCAAGCTCTCCGACCACAAGGGCGAGCTGATTATCCTCAAGCTGGCCACCACTTGGTGTCCTACCTGCTTGCAGCAAAGCAACGAATTCACCCAGGGCGCCGAATACCTGAAAGAAAAGAACGTCCGCTTGGTCGAGGTCTACCTTCAGGACTCGGAAAAAATGGTCAAAGAGTACAAAAACAAGATCAAATACGACTTCCCCCACCACACCATGATTGACGACGGGCAGGCCCTCAAGGCCTACAACGTCTACCTGATTCCCCGGGTCATTCTCATCGACCGCAACTTCAAGGTCCTGCGTGACGGCAACATCCTCACCGCCGGACAGATCAAGGCCGAATTCGAGAAAGTTCCGGTCGCCCGGCAACCCTAG
- the mce gene encoding methylmalonyl-CoA epimerase, producing the protein MTKLINHIGIAVKSLETALPFYRDVLGMPFEGTEEVAEQKVRVAFIGVGESRIELLEPTSPDSPVAKFLEKNGEGVHHIAYQVDDIVETLSRLKASGVRLIDESPRHGAHHSLIAFLHPKATGGVLTEICQPG; encoded by the coding sequence ATGACGAAGTTGATCAACCACATCGGCATCGCCGTCAAGAGCCTGGAAACCGCCCTCCCCTTTTATCGCGACGTGCTCGGCATGCCTTTCGAGGGGACCGAGGAGGTCGCTGAGCAGAAGGTCCGTGTCGCCTTTATCGGCGTGGGGGAAAGTCGCATCGAACTGCTGGAGCCGACCTCGCCCGATTCGCCGGTGGCGAAGTTTCTTGAGAAGAACGGGGAAGGGGTTCATCACATCGCCTACCAGGTGGACGACATCGTTGAAACGCTGTCCCGGCTGAAAGCCTCGGGTGTGCGTCTGATCGACGAAAGCCCCCGACATGGCGCTCATCACAGTCTGATCGCTTTTCTCCACCCCAAGGCCACGGGCGGCGTTCTCACCGAAATCTGTCAGCCCGGCTGA
- the meaB gene encoding methylmalonyl Co-A mutase-associated GTPase MeaB: MGRPFYSEPRFFLHKTHDLAEGVKQGQLRALAKAITLIESHNTDHSPAAAALLEELLPAAGNAMRIGISGVPGVGKSTFIEAFGLHLTRLGHKVAVLAVDPSSQISGGSILGDKTRMEELARDPNAFIRPSPAGSTLGGVARKTRETMLLCEAAGYDVVIVETVGVGQSEITVASMVDFFLLLQLPGAGDELQGIKKGVMEIADAILINKADGDNRPRAELARSQYVNALHLIRAKSDHWQVPALLCSALHGEGIAEVWETIRDFRRAMEESGEFAEKRQRQAGDWMWTMVMDELKQLFLHDPKVEALLPRLQEAVDRGITTPGIAARRLLEAFRRP; the protein is encoded by the coding sequence ATGGGTCGACCCTTTTACAGCGAACCGAGGTTTTTCTTGCACAAAACCCACGATCTCGCCGAAGGGGTGAAACAGGGGCAATTGCGCGCCCTGGCCAAGGCCATCACCCTCATCGAAAGCCATAACACCGATCATTCCCCGGCGGCGGCCGCCCTGCTCGAAGAACTTCTGCCCGCCGCGGGCAACGCCATGCGCATCGGCATCTCCGGCGTGCCCGGCGTCGGCAAGAGCACCTTCATCGAAGCCTTCGGCCTCCATCTGACCCGCTTAGGCCACAAAGTCGCGGTCCTCGCTGTCGACCCCAGCTCCCAGATCTCCGGCGGCAGCATTCTCGGCGACAAGACGCGCATGGAAGAACTCGCCCGCGACCCCAACGCCTTCATCCGCCCCTCCCCCGCCGGCAGCACCCTCGGCGGCGTCGCCCGCAAGACCCGCGAAACCATGCTCTTGTGCGAAGCCGCCGGTTACGATGTCGTCATCGTCGAAACGGTCGGTGTCGGCCAGTCAGAAATCACCGTCGCCTCGATGGTCGACTTCTTTCTGCTCTTGCAGTTGCCCGGTGCCGGCGATGAGTTGCAGGGAATCAAGAAAGGCGTCATGGAGATCGCCGACGCCATCCTCATCAACAAGGCCGACGGCGATAACCGCCCCCGCGCCGAACTCGCCCGCAGCCAGTACGTCAACGCCCTGCACCTGATCCGGGCGAAAAGCGATCATTGGCAGGTTCCGGCCCTGCTTTGCAGCGCCCTGCATGGCGAAGGCATCGCCGAAGTCTGGGAAACCATCCGCGACTTTCGCCGGGCCATGGAAGAAAGCGGAGAGTTCGCTGAAAAGCGCCAACGGCAGGCGGGCGACTGGATGTGGACGATGGTTATGGATGAACTGAAGCAGCTCTTTTTGCACGATCCCAAGGTCGAAGCCCTGCTCCCCCGACTGCAGGAAGCCGTCGACCGGGGCATCACCACCCCCGGCATCGCCGCCCGGCGACTGCTGGAGGCGTTTCGGCGGCCGTAG
- the scpA gene encoding methylmalonyl-CoA mutase, producing the protein MSPFEKKSLSDWEALVKKELKTDNLDKLQWDTAEGIRVKPLYTKADVEKLETADTLPGVAPFVRGPMASMYAGRPWTVRQYAGFSTAEESNAFYKRNLAAGQQGLSVAFDLATHRGYDSDHPRVVGDVGKAGVAIDSVEDMKILFSDIPLDKVSVSMTMNGAVLPIMANYIVAAEEQGVSQEKLAGTIQNDILKEFMVRNTYIYPPEPSMRIISDIIEYTSKHMPKFNSISISGYHIQEAGANNALELAFTLADGLEYVKAAIAKGLDVDAFAPRLSFFFAIGMNFFMEAAKLRAARFLWADLMQQFQPKNPKSLMLRTHCQTSGWSLTEQDPYNNVIRTTLEALAAVLGGTQSLHTNALDEAIALPTEQSARIARNTQLIIQEESGVTNVVDPLGGSYYVESLTSALVEEARKILAEIDGLGGMTKAIESGMPKLRIEESAAKKQAAIDSGREVIVGVNKYKLAKEEPIDVLDIDNTAVREGQIARLKKMRAERDEAACQKALAAITAACADTQQNLLGLCVEAARLRASVGEISDAMEKVFGRHRAEIKLVSGAYGSIVEKDQDFSALKARIDAFAATEGRRPRILVAKMGQDGHDRGAKVVATAYADAGFDVDMGPLFQTPEEAAKMAVENDVHVVGVSSLAAGHKTLVPQLAAELKKLGADDIVIVCGGVIPRQDYDELLAAGAARIFGPGTPITVSATETLDAIEEKRR; encoded by the coding sequence ATGAGTCCGTTCGAGAAAAAGTCCTTGAGCGACTGGGAAGCGTTGGTCAAGAAGGAACTCAAGACCGACAATCTGGATAAATTGCAGTGGGACACGGCTGAAGGGATCCGGGTCAAGCCCCTCTATACCAAAGCCGACGTCGAAAAACTGGAGACCGCCGACACCCTTCCCGGTGTCGCCCCCTTTGTGCGCGGACCGATGGCCTCCATGTACGCCGGGCGACCGTGGACGGTGCGCCAGTATGCGGGTTTTTCCACCGCCGAGGAATCGAACGCCTTCTATAAACGCAACCTCGCCGCCGGCCAGCAGGGCCTTTCCGTCGCTTTCGACCTCGCCACCCATCGCGGCTACGATTCGGACCATCCCCGGGTCGTCGGCGACGTCGGCAAGGCCGGGGTTGCCATCGATTCCGTCGAGGATATGAAGATCCTCTTCTCCGACATCCCACTGGACAAGGTTTCGGTCTCGATGACGATGAACGGCGCGGTCCTGCCGATCATGGCCAACTACATCGTCGCCGCCGAAGAGCAGGGGGTTTCCCAGGAGAAGCTGGCCGGGACCATCCAGAACGACATCCTCAAGGAGTTCATGGTCCGCAACACCTACATCTACCCGCCGGAACCCTCGATGCGGATCATCTCCGACATCATCGAGTACACCAGCAAACACATGCCCAAGTTCAACTCCATCTCCATCTCCGGCTACCACATTCAGGAAGCCGGGGCGAACAACGCCCTGGAGTTGGCCTTCACCCTCGCCGACGGCCTGGAGTATGTCAAGGCGGCCATCGCCAAGGGGCTCGATGTCGACGCCTTCGCCCCGCGCCTCTCTTTCTTCTTCGCCATCGGCATGAACTTCTTCATGGAAGCCGCCAAGCTCCGCGCCGCCCGTTTCCTCTGGGCCGACCTGATGCAGCAATTCCAACCGAAAAACCCCAAATCGCTCATGCTGCGCACCCACTGCCAGACCTCGGGCTGGAGCCTCACCGAGCAGGACCCTTACAACAACGTCATCCGCACCACCCTCGAAGCCCTGGCGGCGGTCCTCGGCGGCACCCAGTCGCTGCACACCAACGCCCTCGACGAAGCCATCGCCTTGCCCACCGAGCAGTCAGCCCGCATCGCCCGCAATACCCAGCTCATCATCCAGGAAGAATCGGGCGTGACCAACGTCGTCGATCCCCTGGGCGGCTCGTACTACGTCGAATCGCTGACTTCCGCCCTAGTCGAGGAGGCACGCAAGATTCTCGCCGAGATCGATGGCCTGGGCGGCATGACCAAGGCCATCGAATCGGGGATGCCGAAATTGCGCATCGAGGAGTCGGCGGCGAAAAAGCAGGCGGCCATCGACTCGGGGCGGGAGGTCATCGTCGGCGTCAACAAGTATAAGTTGGCCAAAGAAGAACCGATCGACGTCCTCGATATCGACAACACGGCGGTGCGCGAAGGGCAGATCGCCCGCCTGAAAAAGATGCGCGCCGAGCGGGACGAAGCCGCCTGCCAGAAAGCCCTGGCCGCCATCACCGCCGCCTGCGCGGATACGCAACAGAATCTGCTCGGCCTGTGCGTCGAGGCCGCCCGCCTGCGCGCCTCCGTCGGGGAAATCTCCGACGCCATGGAAAAGGTCTTCGGCCGTCATCGGGCCGAAATCAAACTCGTTTCGGGAGCTTACGGATCGATCGTGGAAAAGGATCAGGATTTTAGCGCATTGAAAGCGCGCATCGACGCCTTCGCCGCCACCGAAGGGCGCCGGCCGCGCATTCTCGTCGCGAAGATGGGTCAGGACGGCCATGACCGTGGGGCCAAGGTCGTCGCCACCGCCTACGCCGATGCCGGCTTCGACGTCGACATGGGACCGCTCTTCCAGACCCCCGAGGAAGCGGCGAAAATGGCGGTGGAGAACGACGTGCACGTGGTCGGCGTCTCCAGCCTCGCCGCCGGGCACAAGACCCTGGTGCCGCAACTCGCCGCCGAACTGAAGAAACTCGGCGCCGACGACATCGTCATCGTCTGCGGCGGCGTCATCCCTCGCCAGGACTACGACGAGCTGCTCGCCGCCGGCGCCGCCCGCATCTTCGGCCCCGGTACCCCGATCACCGTCTCCGCCACCGAGACCCTCGACGCCATCGAGGAAAAACGGCGGTAA